In Capsicum annuum cultivar UCD-10X-F1 chromosome 11, UCD10Xv1.1, whole genome shotgun sequence, one genomic interval encodes:
- the LOC107848036 gene encoding double-stranded RNA-binding protein 2, which produces MYKNQLQELAQRSCFNLPSYICIREGPDHAPRFKAVVNFNGENFESPNYCSTLRQAEHAAAEVALNALSNRGPSHSLAARILDETGVYKNLLQEIAQRVGAPLPQYTTYRSGLGHQPVFTGTVELAAITFTGEPAKNKKQAEKNAALAAWSSLKQLAQQDASLSSEPENNDEQEQIKIARALLNYRLKEKLEMAKFGNVSIPFQKKFPIPSPRPSSPQRPAATTSKILPLICPKPVSRYRSSSMTSQPQPQPQPQSQASSSEGHTVCTPKSPAPGAAPYMPVRQYNRTPYRGIAPPVTIRTAVPVFSAPPRPQPTGCPAQMLLARPVRVAPPVCIRQAIPVFAAPPVKKEAAAHAAATPSRPLALPEETVARATTAPSRPLAQPEETGNNAGTEVDESTAMKCLEELSL; this is translated from the exons ATGTACAAGAACCAGTTACAAGAATTAGCACAAAGGAGTTGTTTCAATTTACCTTCTTACATATGCATCCGAGAAGGTCCCGACCACGCGCCGAGGTTTAAAGCCGTCGTTAACTTTAACGGCGAGAATTTCGAAAGCCCGAATTACTGTTCAACACTCCGTCAAGCTGAACATGCTGCTGCTGAAGTTGCACTTAACGCTTTATCTAATCGTGGACCTTCTCATTCTCTTGCTGCTCGTATACTC GATGAAACGGGTGTCTATAAAAATCTCTTACAGGAGATAGCGCAAAGAGTCGGAGCTCCTTTGCCTCAGTACACAACGTATAGGTCGGGACTTGGACACCAACCTGTCTTTACCGGAACAGTAGAATTGGCTGCAATCACGTTTACTGGTGAACCTGCCAAGAACAAAAAACAAGCTGAGAAGAACGCTGCATTGGCAGCTTGGTCGTCGTTGAAACAAT TGGCACAGCAAGATGCAAGTTTATCATCTGAACCGGAGAACAACGATGAGCAGGAACAGATCAAAATAGCAAGAGCTTTACTGAACTACCGTTTGAAGGAAAAGTTAGAAATGGCCAAATTTGGCAATGTGTCGATACCCTTCCAGAAGAAGTTCCCTATTCCATCTCCTCGACCATCAAGTCCACAGCGTCCTGCAGCTACGACATCCAAAATCCTCCCCTTAATCTGCCCGAAACCAGTTAGTCGTTACAGATCGTCCTCCATGACATCACAGCCTCAGCCTCAGCCTCAGCCACAGTCACAGGCGTCATCGTCAGAAGGCCACACAGTTTGCACCCCAAAATCTCCTGCTCCCGGGGCAGCTCCATATATGCCTGTTAGACAGTATAATAGGACACCATACCGTGGTATTGCTCCGCCCGTTACAATAAGAACAGCAGTGCCAGTTTTCTCTGCACCACCTCGTCCACAACCTACCGGATGCCCCGCTCAAATGTTGCTGGCCAGACCAGTTCGAGTTGCACCACCTGTCTGTATTAGGCAAGCTATCCCAGTATTTGCCGCTCCACCAGTTAAAAAGGAAGCTGCGGCACATGCTGCTGCTACCCCAAGCAGGCCATTAGCACTGCCCGAGGAAACTGTGGCACGAGCTACAACTGCGCCAAGTAGGCCATTAGCTCAGCCCGAGGAAACTGGGAACAATGCTGGCACCGAGGTTGATGAATCAACGGCGATGAAGTGCTTGGAAGAGCTCAGTTTATGA